Proteins encoded in a region of the Trypanosoma brucei brucei TREU927 chromosome 5, complete sequence genome:
- a CDS encoding protein phosphatase 1, regulatory subunit, putative (similar to SP:P22194: Protein phosphatases PP1 regulatory subunit sds22. {Schizosaccharomyces pombe}), which translates to MSQEGGKSEPDANEKEQRNQKLRLGLEAMFCAQEIPSEKRTDIESDGEEVPPSITRDEDRYRQVAEAILRIDTKSKIIEINNIRLFSVAEIELDKLTECTSLSLRKNLLHDLIPFPEDLADRLDELDLFDNKIRKLNDFFETVTVPGDPPTTKTLPNAYKCLTKLDLSYNQIREIGGLDSIGGTLRELYLVENKIKEVKNLDSLVNLELLELGGNRLRAIGSGLEKLTKLKQLWLGKNKISSIGTALHKLVSLEILSLQANRITSVDAENFLGAKANPNLREVYLSENGLTSVGNVRHLSTIKIIDFSFNSICSIDAEEINPQTMPKLEEFWLTDGNIADWEEVGKLSGFTSTLKTVYLERNPIEEDKRYRDKVYMYLPFLVQIDSWPIVNKGNLEADRKRKA; encoded by the coding sequence ATGTCACAGGAGGGTGGGAAATCAGAACCGGACGCCAACGAAAAAGAGCAACGGAACCAAAAATTAAGGCTAGGCCTTGAGGCCATGTTCTGTGCTCAAGAGATACCTTCTGAGAAACGCACGGACATTGAAAGTGACGGCGAGGAAGTGCCTCCAAGCATTACTCGAGATGAAGATAGATACCGTCAGGTGGCGGAGGCTATTCTTAGGATTGATACGAAGAGCAAAATCATAGAGATAAATAATATTCGCCTGTTTTCAGTGGCTGAAATTGAGCTTGACAAGTTGACTGAATGCACATCCCTTTCCTTGCGCAAGAATCTCTTGCATGATCTTATTCCGTTTCCTGAGGACCTCGCCGATCGCCTTGATGAGTTGGATCTTTTCGACAACAAAATTCGTAAGCTGAACGATTTTTTCGAGACAGTAACAGTCCCTGGTGACCCGCCCACGACGAAAACACTCCCCAACGCATACAAATGTCTCACGAAATTGGACCTAAGTTACAATCAGATTCGTGAAATCGGTGGACTCGATTCCATCGGGGGTACGCTGAGAGAGCTTTATCTGGtcgaaaataaaattaaagagGTTAAAAATCTTGATTCTCTGGTGAACCTTGAGTTACTTGAATTAGGGGGCAACCGTTTACGTGCCATCGGTTCCGGGTTGGAGAAGTTGACGAAGTTGAAACAGTTGTGGCTCGGCAAGAATAAGATAAGTTCCATTGGTACCGCGCTTCACAAATTGGTTTCGCTAGAGATCCTTAGTTTGCAGGCAAACCGAATTACCTCTGTTGATGCGGAAAACTTCTTGGGAGCAAAGGCCAATCCTAATTTGAGGGAAGTATACTTGTCCGAGAACGGCCTTACTTCTGTTGGGAACGTGCGACACCTATCAACAATCAAAATTATCGATTTTAGTTTCAACTCGATATGTTCAATCGACGCTGAAGAGATCAATCCGCAAACCATGCCCAAACTTGAGGAGTTTTGGCTCACTGATGGAAATATAGCAGATTGGGAAGAGGTAGGAAAGTTAAGTGGCTTCACAAGCACTTTGAAGACCGTGTATCTTGAGCGTAACCCAATTGAAGAAGATAAGAGGTACCGCGACAAGGTATACATGTACCTGCCCTTCTTGGTACAGATTGATTCATGGCCAATTGTGAATAAGGGAAATCTTGAAGCTGATCGTAAGCGAAAAGCTTGA
- a CDS encoding vacuolar ATP synthase, putative (similar to SP:P12953: Vacuolar ATP synthase subunit d (EC 3.6.3.14) (V-ATPase d subunit) (Vacuolar proton pump d subunit) (V-ATPase AC39 subunit) (V-ATPase 40 kDa accessory protein) (P39) (32 kDa accessory protein). [Bovine] {Bos taurus}) yields MGRGILNFNVYDGSLEAIVHGYKDGFLRPEEYASLVQCDSLGDMKSQLQVTDYGNFLQHDGQAQLSARVIVERAQEHYAKQLRELRSWAAPPLSHFLDFITYEHMIANVLKLIIAKRSGRDGMQLLTRCHPLGWFPELASLTAAADVREMFEVVLIDSPVGRFFNANGGLESDLDELSVEYIQGMLMKNYYEQFYDLCCELGGATAEVMCPLLELEADLTVLRSTVNTMGVPDIHATDRRRLFPSFGSLVDIHDDIAEAESVEQLRERVRRFGLMHELLDDSRYNSTSSSSAKGGNNNRGNNAVSGAASGQTGASAAGASSLERRFVEVTVALYRDALSRQFQYGVFYAWAKLKELEVSNLHWIADCIAQGMMHRVDEYVSIF; encoded by the coding sequence atggGGCGAGGAATTCTGAACTTCAACGTGTATGATGGTTCCCTCGAGGCCATTGTCCACGGCTACAAGGACGGGTTTCTCCGTCCAGAAGAATACGCCAGTTTGGTCCAGTGTGACTCACTGGGTGACATGAAGTCACAGTTGCAGGTCACAGATTATGGTAATTTCCTGCAGCATGATGGGCAGGCACAGTTGAGCGCCCGAGTTATTGTCGAGCGTGCACAGGAACATTATGCGAAACAGTTGCGTGAGCTAAGGTCTTGGGCGGCGCCACCGCTATCCCACTTCCTCGATTTCATCACGTACGAACACATGATCGCAAACGTGCTGAAGCTCATCATCGCAAAGCGCAGTGGGCGTGACGGCATGCAGTTGTTGACCCGCTGCCATCCTCTCGGCTGGTTCCCTGAACTTGCCAGTTTAACCGCTGCGGCTGACGTGCGTGAAATGTTTGAGGTGGTTCTGATTGACAGTCCAGTCGGTCGTTTCTTCAACGCCAACGGTGGCCTGGAGAGTGATCTGGATGAGCTGTCTGTGGAGTACATCCAGGGCATGCTAATGAAGAACTACTATGAACAGTTCTACGATCTCTGTTGTGAACTGGGTGGCGCAACTGCGGAAGTAATGTGTCCACTACTGGAGCTTGAAGCAGACCTGACAGTGCTAAGGAGTACTGTGAACACAATGGGCGTTCCCGACATCCATGCAACTGACAGGCGGCGGCTGTTCCCGAGTTTTGGGTCACTGGTCGACATCCACGACGATATCGCGGAGGCTGAGAGCGTGGAGCAGCTTCGCGAGCGAGTCCGGCGTTTTGGACTCATGCATGAACTGCTTGATGACAGCCGGTACAACTctacttcctcttcttctgctAAGGggggtaacaacaacaggggcAATAATGCCGTTAGTGGCGCTGCATCTGGCCAAACTGGAGCTTCTGCGGCAGGTGCCTCTTCGTTGGAACGGCGGTTTGTGGAGGTGACTGTGGCCTTGTATAGAGATGCTCTCAGTCGACAGTTTCAATATGGTGTTTTCTACGCGTGGGCCAAACTGAAGGAGCTTGAGGTTAGTAATTTGCACTGGATTGCCGACTGCATCGCACAGGGGATGATGCACCGCGTAGATGAGTACGTGAGCATATTTTAA
- a CDS encoding prefoldin subunit, putative: MQQVPPEIKAMSDQLQMLLKENQELGEKKAKLIDARQRLGAQKSENEIVRDEINRLEPDSKVYKLIGPALIPQDQSDAKAIVQNRLEYINGELKRTDAAIADLENKQRSGQQKSEELFRKMQAKHSQIQRRQQQS; encoded by the coding sequence ATGCAGCAGGTTCCACCCGAGATTAAGGCAATGAGCGATCAGCTTCAAATGCTTCTCAAGGAAAACCAGGAGCTCGGAGAAAAGAAGGCGAAGCTAATTGATGCGCGCCAACGACTTGGTGCTCAAAAGTCTGAAAACGAAATAGTAAGGGATGAAATCAACCGACTAGAACCAGATTCCAAGGTATACAAGCTTATCGGACCGGCACTAATTCCACAGGACCAGAGCGATGCTAAGGCAATTGTACAGAATCGTCTTGAGTACATCAATGGGGAGCTCAAAAGGACGGACGCCGCTATTGCTGACCTAGAGAACAAGCAACGCAGCGGGCAACAAAAGTCTGAGGAACTATTCCGGAAGATGCAGGCGAAGCACTCACAAATCCAAAGACGTCAGCAGCAATCTTAA
- a CDS encoding stomatin-like protein, putative (similar to GB:AAF68388.1: stomatin-like protein {Zea mays}; similar to GB:AAO46793.1: stomatin-like protein {Leishmania enriettii}) yields the protein MLRSLVHSSRTLSLPGTHVAPTCIVYTPPPTLPRGTTASFDCTAAGVRAISLVGSGLRRCGVSVSSGCGVSATSLGGTFRMYHSGSAGAGGYNYSQPPSPYGGAASNYMGGGYYAGSGDPNYSIDNNSNAVAAGSGGNAGGGAGGGGPVGSGRLPFVSRPFRSPVHPSSFIERVPRNTILNIVPQGRQYVVERLGRYHRTLDPGWWFVIPFVDKIRYAYSVKEQGIEIPNQSAITCDNVMVEIDGVLFLRIVDTCKASYNIENPIYNLLNLAQTTMRSEIGRLDLDTLFRERASLNKNIVEVLRSEAADWGIECKRYEIRDITVSELVRRSMDLQADAERRKRQLILQSEGEAQAGINRAGGLRRAQRLAARAQKYATVLRAEAEAAAMALKADAVGRSVGTVANAFNASPNPQSFRDAVALRVAEEYIEKFGELARRSNTVVLGGGGSGLPVSDPAAFTAQALSVFRAVSDSCGGNVGDAKVPAVGADPNIMNSSLGSGVGGTVDSNSVDNNSSSDSTSDDNNNNSSGFR from the coding sequence ATGTTACGTAGTTTGGTGCACTCGTCTCGAACGCTTTCCCTCCCCGGCACGCATGTTGCCCCAACATGTATTGTTTACACTCCACCGCCTACTCTTCCCCGAGGCACCACCGCTTCATTTGATTGTACCGCCGCTGGTGTGAGAGCCATCAGCCTCGTCGGTAGCGGACTTCGCAGATGTGGCGTGTCGGTGTCAAGCGGGTGCGGGGTTAGTGCCACTTCGTTGGGTGGCACCTTCAGAATGTACCACTCCGGTAGTGCCGGTGCAGGCGGTTACAACTACTCCCAGCCTCCGTCTCCATACGGCGGTGCTGCCTCGAATTACATGGGAGGCGGATATTATGCTGGAAGTGGTGATCCCAACTATTCTATCGACAATAACAGCAACGCCGTTGCTGCAGGTAGCGGTGGGAACGCTGGTGGTGGcgctggtggtggcggtcCTGTTGGTTCGGGTCGACTGCCGTTTGTGTCCCGCCCCTTCCGTTCCCCTGTTCAtccctcctctttcattGAGCGAGTGCCGCGTAACACTATTTTGAACATTGTCCCACAGGGTCGTCAATATGTTGTGGAGCGTCTCGGGCGGTACCACCGCACATTAGACCCCGGTTGGTGGTTTGTGATCCCGTTTGTGGATAAGATACGGTACGCGTACAGCGTAAAAGAGCAAGGTATCGAGATACCAAACCAATCAGCCATCACATGTGACAATGTTATGGTTGAGATTGATGGTGTGCTCTTCCTTCGCATCGTGGACACGTGCAAGGCCAGCTACAACATTGAGAATCCCATTTACAATTTGCTCAATCTAGCACAGACAACAATGCGGAGCGAGATTGGACGACTTGACCTTGACACTCTGTTTCGCGAGAGGGCGTCACTCAACAAGAACATCGTTGAGGTGCTTCGGAGTGAAGCAGCAGATTGGGGAATCGAATGCAAACGCTATGAGATACGCGACATCACTGTCAGTGAGTTGGTTCGGCGCTCTATGGACCTGCAGGCCGATGCGGAACGACGTAAGCGACAACTGATATTGCAGAGTGAAGGTGAGGCGCAGGCGGGGATTAATCGGGCGGGAGGACTCCGGCGAGCGCAGCGACTTGCTGCACGGGCACAAAAATATGCCACGGTTCTTCGCGCAGAGGCGGAGGCGGCGGCGATGGCATTAAAGGCGGATGCGGTCGGTCGCAGTGTTGGGACGGTTGCCAATGCATTTAATGCATCACCAAATCCCCAAAGTTTCCGTGACGCGGTGGCGCTACGGGTGGCGGAGGAATATATTGAGAAGTTTGGGGAGCTTGCGCGGCGGTCCAATACTGTGGTGCTTGGTGGTGGAGGTTCAGGGCTGCCGGTTAGTGACCCCGCTGCATTTACAGCTCAGGCACTTTCTGTATTCCGTGCCGTCAGCGATAGTTGTGGTGGTAATGTTGGTGATGCGAAGGTGCCAGCAGTCGGCGCAGACCCGAACATTATGAATAGCAGTTTGGGCTCAGGTGTTGGTGGTACCGTTGATAGCAATAGCGTTGACAACAATAGCAGTAGTGATAGTACCtctgatgataataataataatagtagcgGATTTAGGTAG